A portion of the Vulpes vulpes isolate BD-2025 chromosome 5, VulVul3, whole genome shotgun sequence genome contains these proteins:
- the CTSE gene encoding cathepsin E isoform X3, whose translation MRTFILLLLVLLDLGLAQPRLHRVPLRRHQSLRKKLRARGQLSEFWKSQNLDMIQFTESCTMNQDTNEPLINYLDMEYFGTISIGSPPQNFTVIFDTGSSNLWVPSVYCTSPACKTHAKFYPSQSNTYSALGNQFSIQYGTGSLSGIIGADQVYVEGLVVVGQQFGESVTEPGQTFVNAEFDGILGLGYPSLAVGGVTPVFDNMMAQNLVDIPMFSVYMSSDPEGGTGSELIFGGYDHSHFSGNLNWVPVTKQGYWQIALDAMGWSVPTSTSCQMSPSSSMESPTPSSQLPIPYWTMWMEWSSAAVAFKVLTSSLQPGLSGSWAMSSSGSFTQSLIVGITVLGWPRQSPKQRPSAYACLPDTPWKSSGAP comes from the exons ATGAGAACGTTCATTCTTCTGCTGCTGGTGCTCCTGGACTTGGGACTGGCTCAACCCCGGCTCCACAG GGTGCCTCTCAGAAGGCATCAGTCCCTCCGGAAGAAGCTGCGGGCACGGGGCCAGCTCTCTGAGTTCTGGAAATCCCAGAATTTGGATATGATCCAGTTCACTGAGTCCTGCACGATGAACCAGGATACCAACGAGCCCCTCATCAACTACTTGGAC ATGGAGTACTTCGGCACCATCTCCATTGGCTCTCCACCGCAGAACTTCACTGTCATCTTTGACACTGGCTCCTCCAACCTCTGGGTCCCCTCCGTGTACTGCACCAGCCCAGCCTGCA AGACACATGCCAAGTTCTACCCTTCCCAGTCCAACACATACAGTGCACTGGGGAATCAGTTCTCCATTCAGTATGGGACTGGAAGCTTGTCTGGAATCATTGGAGCTGACCAAGTCTAT GTGGAGGGACTGGTTGTGGTCGGCCAGCAGTTTGGAGAGAGTGTCACGGAGCCTGGCCAGACCTTTGTGAACGCAGAGTTTGATGGAATTCTAGGCCTGGGATACCCCTCCTTGGCTGTGGGAGGGGTGACCCCGGTGTTCGACAACATGATGGCACAGAACCTGGTGGACATACCCATGTTTTCTGTGTACATGAGCAG TGACCCAGAAGGTGGTACGGGAAGCGAACTGATTTTCGGAGGCTATGACCACTCACACTTCTCTGGGAACCTGAACTGGGTCCCCGTCACCAAGCAAGGCTACTGGCAGATTGCACTGGATGC TATGGGGTGGAGTGTGCCAACCTCAACGTCATGCCAGATGTCACCTTCATCATCAATGGAGTCTCCTACACCCTCCAGCCAACTGCCTATACCCTACTG GACTATGTGGATGGAATGGAGTTCTGCAGCAGTGGCTTTCAAGGTCTTGACATCCAGCCTCCAGCCGGGCCTCTCTGGATCCTGGGCGATGTCTTCATCAGGCAGTTTTACTCAGTCTTTGATCGTGGGAATAACCGTGTTGGGCTGGCCCCGGCAGTCCCCTAAGCAGAGGCCATCTGCCTATGCCTGCTTGCCCGACACTCCTTGGAAATCCAGCGGTGCCCCTTAG
- the CTSE gene encoding cathepsin E isoform X1 has protein sequence MRTFILLLLVLLDLGLAQPRLHRVPLRRHQSLRKKLRARGQLSEFWKSQNLDMIQFTESCTMNQDTNEPLINYLDMEYFGTISIGSPPQNFTVIFDTGSSNLWVPSVYCTSPACKTHAKFYPSQSNTYSALGNQFSIQYGTGSLSGIIGADQVYVEGLVVVGQQFGESVTEPGQTFVNAEFDGILGLGYPSLAVGGVTPVFDNMMAQNLVDIPMFSVYMSSDPEGGTGSELIFGGYDHSHFSGNLNWVPVTKQGYWQIALDAIQVGGTVMFCSEGCQAIVDTGTSLITGPSDEIKQLQNAIGAEPMDGEYGVECANLNVMPDVTFIINGVSYTLQPTAYTLLDYVDGMEFCSSGFQGLDIQPPAGPLWILGDVFIRQFYSVFDRGNNRVGLAPAVP, from the exons ATGAGAACGTTCATTCTTCTGCTGCTGGTGCTCCTGGACTTGGGACTGGCTCAACCCCGGCTCCACAG GGTGCCTCTCAGAAGGCATCAGTCCCTCCGGAAGAAGCTGCGGGCACGGGGCCAGCTCTCTGAGTTCTGGAAATCCCAGAATTTGGATATGATCCAGTTCACTGAGTCCTGCACGATGAACCAGGATACCAACGAGCCCCTCATCAACTACTTGGAC ATGGAGTACTTCGGCACCATCTCCATTGGCTCTCCACCGCAGAACTTCACTGTCATCTTTGACACTGGCTCCTCCAACCTCTGGGTCCCCTCCGTGTACTGCACCAGCCCAGCCTGCA AGACACATGCCAAGTTCTACCCTTCCCAGTCCAACACATACAGTGCACTGGGGAATCAGTTCTCCATTCAGTATGGGACTGGAAGCTTGTCTGGAATCATTGGAGCTGACCAAGTCTAT GTGGAGGGACTGGTTGTGGTCGGCCAGCAGTTTGGAGAGAGTGTCACGGAGCCTGGCCAGACCTTTGTGAACGCAGAGTTTGATGGAATTCTAGGCCTGGGATACCCCTCCTTGGCTGTGGGAGGGGTGACCCCGGTGTTCGACAACATGATGGCACAGAACCTGGTGGACATACCCATGTTTTCTGTGTACATGAGCAG TGACCCAGAAGGTGGTACGGGAAGCGAACTGATTTTCGGAGGCTATGACCACTCACACTTCTCTGGGAACCTGAACTGGGTCCCCGTCACCAAGCAAGGCTACTGGCAGATTGCACTGGATGC AATCCAGGTAGGAGGCACAGTGATGTTCTGCTCTGAGGGCTGCCAGGCCATTGTGGACACAGGGACTTCTCTCATCACAGGCCCCTCAGATGAAATCAAGCAACTGCAGAACGCCATTGGGGCAGAGCCCATGGATGGAGAA TATGGGGTGGAGTGTGCCAACCTCAACGTCATGCCAGATGTCACCTTCATCATCAATGGAGTCTCCTACACCCTCCAGCCAACTGCCTATACCCTACTG GACTATGTGGATGGAATGGAGTTCTGCAGCAGTGGCTTTCAAGGTCTTGACATCCAGCCTCCAGCCGGGCCTCTCTGGATCCTGGGCGATGTCTTCATCAGGCAGTTTTACTCAGTCTTTGATCGTGGGAATAACCGTGTTGGGCTGGCCCCGGCAGTCCCCTAA
- the CTSE gene encoding cathepsin E isoform X2 encodes MIQFTESCTMNQDTNEPLINYLDMEYFGTISIGSPPQNFTVIFDTGSSNLWVPSVYCTSPACKTHAKFYPSQSNTYSALGNQFSIQYGTGSLSGIIGADQVYVEGLVVVGQQFGESVTEPGQTFVNAEFDGILGLGYPSLAVGGVTPVFDNMMAQNLVDIPMFSVYMSSDPEGGTGSELIFGGYDHSHFSGNLNWVPVTKQGYWQIALDAIQVGGTVMFCSEGCQAIVDTGTSLITGPSDEIKQLQNAIGAEPMDGEYGVECANLNVMPDVTFIINGVSYTLQPTAYTLLDYVDGMEFCSSGFQGLDIQPPAGPLWILGDVFIRQFYSVFDRGNNRVGLAPAVP; translated from the exons ATGATCCAGTTCACTGAGTCCTGCACGATGAACCAGGATACCAACGAGCCCCTCATCAACTACTTGGAC ATGGAGTACTTCGGCACCATCTCCATTGGCTCTCCACCGCAGAACTTCACTGTCATCTTTGACACTGGCTCCTCCAACCTCTGGGTCCCCTCCGTGTACTGCACCAGCCCAGCCTGCA AGACACATGCCAAGTTCTACCCTTCCCAGTCCAACACATACAGTGCACTGGGGAATCAGTTCTCCATTCAGTATGGGACTGGAAGCTTGTCTGGAATCATTGGAGCTGACCAAGTCTAT GTGGAGGGACTGGTTGTGGTCGGCCAGCAGTTTGGAGAGAGTGTCACGGAGCCTGGCCAGACCTTTGTGAACGCAGAGTTTGATGGAATTCTAGGCCTGGGATACCCCTCCTTGGCTGTGGGAGGGGTGACCCCGGTGTTCGACAACATGATGGCACAGAACCTGGTGGACATACCCATGTTTTCTGTGTACATGAGCAG TGACCCAGAAGGTGGTACGGGAAGCGAACTGATTTTCGGAGGCTATGACCACTCACACTTCTCTGGGAACCTGAACTGGGTCCCCGTCACCAAGCAAGGCTACTGGCAGATTGCACTGGATGC AATCCAGGTAGGAGGCACAGTGATGTTCTGCTCTGAGGGCTGCCAGGCCATTGTGGACACAGGGACTTCTCTCATCACAGGCCCCTCAGATGAAATCAAGCAACTGCAGAACGCCATTGGGGCAGAGCCCATGGATGGAGAA TATGGGGTGGAGTGTGCCAACCTCAACGTCATGCCAGATGTCACCTTCATCATCAATGGAGTCTCCTACACCCTCCAGCCAACTGCCTATACCCTACTG GACTATGTGGATGGAATGGAGTTCTGCAGCAGTGGCTTTCAAGGTCTTGACATCCAGCCTCCAGCCGGGCCTCTCTGGATCCTGGGCGATGTCTTCATCAGGCAGTTTTACTCAGTCTTTGATCGTGGGAATAACCGTGTTGGGCTGGCCCCGGCAGTCCCCTAA